Below is a window of Shewanella khirikhana DNA.
GTGGCAGCCACCGCAGGCAGGTAGGCCATAACCTTACCCTGGGTTTTGGCCACAGCAATCAGGCCCACCAGCGGCATACCCACGGCCGTCACCAGGAAGCCCATCATCGCCAGTGGCATGTTTTCTCCGGCAAGCATGCCCGCAAACGGCGGGAATATCAGGTTGCCAGCCCCCAAAAAGAACGCAAAGGTCATAAATCCCAGACTCAGGGTGTCTGAGAAACTCATCTGCTTGTTTTGCACAAGAAGCCCCATCTTATTAGTGTTTTGTTAACAAACTTAAGTGATTATCCCGCGCTTGGCTACCGGCTTGCATCGACGCAATCGGACTTGTAAAGCCATGCTTACAGGAAAAAATGGGTAAATTTGGCGTGAACTGCCCAAAAAAACCGCAGCCCCGAGGCAAGTTTTGCTAAAAATCGCCGCCGAGGGGCCCGAAGTCGTGTAAAAAGCCCCGGGAAGGACAGAGACTATTATCAAAGCCATCGCCCGAGCGCAAGGAAACGGCCGTTCATCCGCTAAAAAAGCGCGCGGATGCAACATCGGGGCTAACGCGATGTTGCCCGGGATCACAAAGCTGCCCGTTTGTGGGCCTTGGCGCGTCACATCCCCCTAACCTTTAACGCCTAGAGGTAAGACCAGAACTAAACCAGGGCTCACAGGTAGAACTGGGATTTTCCGGCAATTGGACAAGGGCTCTGCTACTATGCCCGGCAATGCGCAGCCGCGGGCACTGAAGGCATATTGGCCCCAAGTGATAATGGCGACCACAGATAACAGACAACCAACAAGGGCAATCAAACGATGGGGTTCAGCTTCAAGGCATTTCATATCGACGATGAGGGCTGCGGCATGCCGGTGAGCACCGACGGTGTGCTTTTGGGGGCCTGGGCCGACCTTGACGGCGCCGACTCAGTACTGGATCTCGGTGCCGGCAGCGGTTTGCTGTCGTTGATGGCTGCCCAGCGCTCTGATGCCAGCATTACCGCCGTCGAAATCGACACAGCCGCGGCCAACGCCTGCCGCCACAACTTTGCCGCCAGCCCCTGGGCCGACAGGCTTTGCTTGATTGAAGCCGATGCCACTTCGTCCACAGCGCTTAGCGGCGAAGTGTTTACTCACATTTTGTGTAACCCGCCCTATTTTGAGACAGGTCCACTCAGCGACAAGCCCGGCCGCGCCCAGGCAAGGCACACAGGCAGCCTGAGTTTTACTGCGCTGTGTCAGCTGTTTGCAACACACCTTAGCGAAAATGGCGTTGCCAGTGTTATCCTGCCTACCGAGAGCGAAGCGGCTTTTTTGCAAGCACTCACTCACGCTGAGCTTTATGTCAGCCGCCGGGTGGCCGTCAGTACCGTTGAGGGGAAACCGCCGCGCAGGCTATTGATAGCGATATCGAAAATACCTTGCCAGCCCACAGAAACCCAGCTGGCAATCCGTGACATTCAAGGCCATTACACCCAGGCCATGACTGAGCTCACCAGAGACTTTTACCTGAAACTGTAAGACAAGGTATCGAAGCGCCAACAAAGCGCCTATAATACCGCGCCTGATTTCGTAGGAACGCCGCCATGCAATTTGAAGATTTCCAATTAGACCCCGCCCTGCTGGAGTCGCTGAAAGCCATGGGGCATACGTCCCCCACCACCATTCAACGCATGACAGTCCCTCTTGCGATGGAAGCCAGGGACATTCTGGCGCGTGCCCCTACCGGCACAGGTAAAACCGCCAGCTTCCTGCTGCCTGCGCTGCAGCACCTGATTGATTTCCCTCGCCGCCGTCCCGGTCAGGCGCGGGTGCTTATCCTTACCCCCACCCGGGAACTGGCAAGCCAGGTGCATCGCTACGCCTGCCATCTGGCCACCGACCTCGAGCTGGATATCAAGATCATCACCGGCGGTGTGCCTTACCAGCCCCAGGAAGCCATGCTGAAACAAAACGTGGACATTCTGGTTGCCACCCCAGGCCGCTTGCTCGAGTACCTCGACAAGGGACTGTTCAGCGCCGAGCTGGTTGAAACCCTGGTGATTGATGAAGCCGACCGCATGCTGGACATGGGCTTTGGCGATGTGGTGAAAACCCTGGCTGTTGAAGCTCAGGGCCGCAAGCAAGCCCTGCTGTTCTCTGCCACCCTCGAAGGCGGCGGTGTAGGTGCTTTTGCCCGCGAACTGCTGAACGATCCTGTGTTTGTGGAATCCGAGCCACCACGCAGCGAAAAGGCCAAAATCCACCAGTGGATCCACCTTGCCGATGACAAGAACCACAAGTTCGCGCTGCTATGTCACCTGCTCAAGCAGGAAGACGTGACCCGCGCCATTGTGTTCTGTAAGACCCGCGAAGTGGTTGCCAGCCTCGATGGCATGTTGCAACAGGAAGGCATTGCCTGCGCCTTTATGCGCGGTGACATGGATCAGAAGAAACGCTTCCAGGCACTGGGCCGCTTTACCAAGGGTGAAGTGAACGTGCTGCTGGCCACCGATGTGGCCGCCCGTGGTATCGATATCGACGATATCAGCCATGTGATTAACTTCGACATGCCACGCTCGGCCGATACCTATGTGCACCGTATTGGCCGTACCGGTCGTGCCGGTGCCAAGGGCACGGCCATCTCGCTGGTTGAAGCCCACGATATGCGTATTCTGGGGAAGATTGAGCGCTACACCGAGCAGTCGCTCAAGCGTCGGGTAATCGAAGGCCTGCGCCCCAAGCACAAAGAAGCCAAGGTACCGGGCAAGAAGAAGGTCAAAGCCAAAGACGGCAAGGCCAAGAAGCCCAAAAAATCCGCTAAAAAATAACCACTTTTGTAACTTGTTGTTAAGGGAGCCCACAGGCTCCCTTTCTTTTTGCGCAGCATTTATTCAGCCCCAACCAAATATCAAAGGCTTGCCAAGGACTTGGCAGCACTCAAACGCCTATTAGCGGAACAAAATCAGATACATTTCCTTTACAAAAACTGATTGGTATAGCAAGCCGCATTTGGTAACTTAGGCACCGTTACCTGAAAATGGATAAGCGGGCCGCTATGAGTACACTGTTAAGAAGAACCCTCCCTATCATCATCCTCTTCCTGTTTATATTTGCCGCCGTGGTATTGCTCGGCATGAAGGAAGCGCCCGAGCAGAAAGCCGACGAGCTGCCACTGCCGTTAATTGAAGTGACTGAAGTCCATCAGGAAACCGTCTCTCTCAACCTGCCTTCCTACGGTGTGGTTGCCCCCAAACACAAGACCCAACTGGTCGCCGAAGTACAGGGACGCCTGCTGAGCGTGTCGGCAAACTTTGTCTCCGGTGGTGTGGTGAAAAAAGGCGATGAGCTGGCGGTGATTGAGCCTTCAGATTATCAAGCCGATTTGATGCAGGCAGAAGCCAGTCTGGCTCAGGCCACAGCAGCGCTGAATGAAGAGATTGCCCGCGGCGAAGTGGCCAAGATCGAGTTCAAGGGGTACGACAAAGGCGTGCCACCAGAGCTTGGTCTGCGTATCCCTCAGCTGAAAAAAGAACAGGCCAACGTGAAATATGCCGAGGCAGCACTTGCCCGCGCCAAACGTAACCTGGAACGCACCGTGATCCGCGCCCCCTTCGACGGTATCGTCAAGGCACGCAGCGTGGATCTGGGCCAGTATGTCACCCTTGGCACTAAGCTTGGTGAGCTTTACGACACCGGCGTTGCCGAAATTCGCCTGCCGATTACCAATGCCGATTTGGCCTACCTTGAATCGGTCGATAACCCCGACACCCAAGTCACCTTAAGCGCCACCCTGGCTGGTCGTGACGTGGTATGGCAGGGCGAAATCGTGCGCAGCGAAGGCGTTATAGATCAGAGCAACCGCATGGTGTATCTGGTTGCCGAGGTGAAAGACCCTTATCTGCGCCTGCACAAGAGCACCGGCGAACTGCCACTTAAGTTTGGTACCTTCGTGAATGCCATCATCAAGGGCCGCACCGTCGATGGCATTGTTAAACTGCCCCGCTACATAGTGCGCGACAGTAAAGTGCCTGTGGTACTTCCCGACAACACCCTGGAACTGCGTGAAGTCAAAGTTGTGCGCACCGATGTGGAGCATGCCTTCATCAAAGACAGCCTGAAAAACGGCGAGCGTGTATCCATTACCAATATCGGCAACATGGGCAGTGGCCAGATGGTGAAAATCCAGGGCGAAGACAAACCTGACAGCAGCAAGGACGACACAGCGCCTTCCGATGAGCGTCTGGCGCAGGCAGGGGACAAGTAACCATGGACACCCACAAAGGCATAATTGCATGGTTTGCCCGCAACAGTGTGGCGGCAAACCTGCTGATGATAGTGCTGCTGATTGGCGGTCTGTTCAGCACCCAAATCATCAATAAAGAAATTTTCCCCAGCTTCGAGATGAACCTGCTGCAAATATCCGTGGCCTATCCGGGCGCGGCGCCGCAGGAAATCGAAGAAGGGATCAACATCAAAATCGAAGAAGCGATTCAGGATGTTACCGGCATCAAGAAGGTGACGTCGGTCGCCAGCGATGGTTTTGGCAACATCACCGTGGAAGTTGAAGACGGGGTGGATCCCAAAACCGTACTCGATGAAGCCAAGCTGCGTATCGATGCGATTTCCACCTTCCCGGCTAACATTGAAAAGCCCAACATTTATCAACGAAAGCCTGAAAACAATGTGATCTGGCTGTCGGTGTACGGCGATCTCAATCCCCACGAAATGAAGGAGCTGGCCAAAAACATCCGTGATGAAGTGGCGGCGCTGCCTTCGGTGACCCGCGCTCAGGTGGCTGGTGCCAGGGATTATGAAATCGGCATCGAGGTGTCTGAAGATAAGCTGCGGGAATACGGCCTTACCTTCACCCAGGTGGCCATGGCGGTGCAAAACTCCTCACTGGATCTGCCCGGCGGTGCCATTCGCGCCAAAGACGGTGATATTTTGCTGCGCACCAAGGGCCAGGCCTACACAGGCGATGACTTCTCCAGCATAGTGGTGGCCACCGGCTTGGACGGCAGCCGGGTAATGTTGAGCGATGTGGCGGCCATCAAGGATGACTTCGAAGAGCGGCTCGAATACACCCGCTTTAACGGCAAACCCGCAGTGATAGTGGAAGTGCTGAGCCTGAAAGGCCAGGACGCCGTTGCCATTGCCGAAGACGTGAAATCTTACCTTGGTGAGCGCAAACTCACCCTGCCGGCCGGCGCCGAGCTCGACTACTGGGGCGATTTGACCCACTACCTCAACGGTCGCCTCAACATGATGTTGTCGAACATGCTGATGGGCGCCGCATTGGTATTTGTAATTCTGGCCTTGTTCCTCGACCTCAAACTCGCCTTCTGGGTTATGGTCGGGATCCCGGTGTGCTTCCTCGGCACTGTGTTGGTGATGCCGCTGGAACCCTTCGGGCTGACCATCAATATGCTCACCCTATTCGCCTTTATTTTGGTGTTGGGGATATTGGTGGACGACGCCATTGTGATTGGCGAGAGCGTGCACACCGAGGTGGAGCGCCACGGCCACAGCATGGATAACGTCATTCGCGGCGCCCAAAAGGTGGCCATGCCCGCCACCTTCGGGGTGTTGACCACCATTGCCGCCTTTATCCCTATGCTGATGGTGGATGGCCCCATGGGCATCATCTGGAAATCCATCGGCATGGTGGTCATCCTCTGTCTTGCTTTCTCTTTGGTGGAATCCAAACTCATTCTGCCGGCTCACCTTGGCCATATGAAAGTCAGCACCAAGGCACCCACCAGCCGCCTGGGACTGATGAAGCAAAGATTCAACGAACGAGTGGCCCACTTTATCCATCACAGCTACAAAGGCTTCCTTGAGCGCGCCATCTACCACAGATACAGCTGGCTGGCGGGCTTTATTGGCGTCTTGTTCCTGTCGATTGCCCTAGTGGGCAGCGGCATGGTGCGCTGGGTGTTCTTCCCCAGCATTCCGTCGGATTTCGTCCAGGTACAGCTGGAAATGGAAGAAGGCACCTCGGAAGAAACCACCCTCAAGGCACTGCAGGATATCGAAGATGCTCTGTACCGCATGAACGGTGAGATGGAGCAAAAGTACGGTGAACCTGTGGTCAAGCACAGCTTTTTTGCCCTCAACTCCCGCACCAGCGCCTTTATTTTCACCGAGCTGACCAAGGGTGAAGATCGCGAGCTGGACGGAAATGCCATTACCGAAGCCTGGCGTGATGCGGTGCCGGAAATGGTCGGGGTGAAAAAACTGTCGATGAACGCCACTACCGGGGATGGCGGCGCCGATGTGGCCTTCCGCCTGCAGTCAAGCGACCTTGAGCAACTGGCGCTGGCCGCCAAGGAGCTTAAAGCCAAGCTTGGTACCTACGAGGGGCTGTACGACATTGCCGATAACTACTCCTCCGGCAGCCATGAAATTCGCCTGAAGATCCGCCCCGAAGCCGAGGCACTGGGGCTGACCCTGTCGGATCTGGCGCGTCAGGTGCGTTACGGCTTCTACGGCTATGAGGCCCAGCGAATCCTGCGCAACAAAGAAGAAGTGAAGGTGATGGTGCGCTACCCACTGGAGCAGCGCCGCACCCTCGGGCATTTGGAAAACATGCTGATCCGCACCCCGGATGGCAATGCCGTGCCCTTCGCCACCGTGGCCGATTTTGAAGTGGGCGATTCCTACTCCGCCATCACCCGGGTGGACGGTCGCCGCGCCATCAGCATCACCGCCGCCGCCAACAAAGACAAGGTTGAGCCCGGCAAAGTGGTGGCAGAGATTGAAAAAGACTTTATGCCGCAGCTCAAGCGCAAGTACCCCCATATATCCAGTGCGCTCGATGGCCAGAGTCAGGAAGAAGCCAGCGCCATGTTCAGCCTGCTGCAGGGGCTGTTCTTCGCGCTCTTTACCATCTATGCGCTGATGGCGATTCCGCTTAAATCCTACAGCCAGCCGCTTATCATCATGTCGGTTATTCCCTTCGGTATGATTGGCGCCATCATTGGCCACCTGATACTGGGGCTGTCGCTGAGCGTATTGAGCCTGTGCGGCATCATCGCCCTTGCCGGGGTAGTGGTGAACGACTCGCTGATTTTGGTGGACTTTGTTAACCGCGCCAGGGCGCAGGGTTACTCGATAAAAGATGCGGCAGTGAATGCAGGTTGTTTCCGCTTCCGGGCGATTATCCTGACCTCGCTTACCACCTTCTTCGGTCTGGTGCCGATTATTCTGGAGCGCAGCCTGCAGGCGCAGATTGTGATCCCCATGGCCACCTCGCTGGCATTCGGGATTTTGTTCTCCACCGTGGTGACCCTGATCCTGGTGCCGCTGCTGTACGTCATTCTGGCTGATTTCAGCAAACTGTGGCGCCGTTTCTTTAACTGGTGGTGGCGCCCGGCAAGCCAGGAGCACGCCCATGAAGCTGCGCACATGAGCCCAAGCTCAGGCCACAGCGATATGCCGGGGAAGCATGACGCATTGTGACAAGCGCTGAGGCACTGCAGGCACAAGGTGCGAGGCACAGGCAGTAATTCAGGCGCGCGGCTATCACCATGATACCGACGCCAGAACAGGAAAAGGGAGAGCACAGGCTCTCCCTTTTTGATCCCGCAGACATTTTCCGGCGCATCCCTTTGTTAGACTGCCGCCATCCATCCTGAGTAAGGACGTGCCCCAGGCACTGCAGTTCCATGCACACAGACACCACCATCAGCGAACAGACCCAGCCCACGCTGGTTTACGATATCCGTCAAAGCCGTTATCTCAACATCACCGGCCGCTGCACCCTGCGCTGCGCCTTTTGCCCCAAGCAGCAGGGCAGCAAGCAAATTCATCAGTATCAGCTTGCCCTGAGCAGCCAGCCGACCACCGCAGACTTTTTGCCCCTGCTTGGCGATGTGAGTCAGTTCGATGAATATGTTTTTTGTGGCTACGGCGAACCCACCTTAAATCTGGCAACTCTGCTGGGGGTTGCCCGGGAAATCAAAGCCCGTGGCGGCAAGGTCAGGGTGAACACCGATGGCCTTGGCAACCTGTTCCATAAGCGCAATATCCTGCCTGAACTGGCGAGCTGCGTGGATGCCCTGTCGGTCTCCCTCAATGCCCAGGACGAAGACACCTATCTGCGTCACTGCCAACCCAAACTCAAGGGCTCCTTTGCCGCGGTCAATGCCTTTATAAAAGAGGCACCCAAATACATAGCGCGGGTGGAAGTGTCAGCCATCGAGGGCCTGGAAGGCGTGGATATTGATGCCTGCCGCGCCCTGGTGGAGGCTGCAGGTTGCCGCTTCAAGCATCGCAAGCTCGACATCATGGGCTGATGCCGCAGCTCCTTGAATGCTCTCTTCATTGGTCGGGGATTCGTGTTAACATGTTGTCCACTTTTGACCCAACCTGATTTGGCATGCTCAAACCCAACACCGGACTCTCACCTCTGACCTCACTGCTGACCGACGCTCAGGGCGTACGCTGGTCCCATCAGCGGATGCTGGCCATCGCCAGCCAGCTGGCCATGTTGGTGATTAGCGTGGTGCTGGTAACCAATGTGATTATCACCCTGGGTGAGCGGCGCTTACAGGAAGAATGGGCCACCCAGAGATACAGCGAACTACAAACCGTGGGCACCATGATTGCCGACAAGGTGACCTTTCAGCAGTTTCGCACCCAAACCTTCGCCCGCGGCGAATTGCTGCGCCAATACATGGAAAGCGGCGATGAGGCCATTAAAGAAAAGCTGTTGAGTCAGTGGACAAGCTTGCAGAAAAACATGCCGGAGCTGATGGGGATAGCTCTGTTTGATGCCCGGGGCGAGTTTATGTTTGCCTCCACCAACCAGTTTGGCACCCAAACCCTGCCCCCCTCGCTGCTGGGCGGTGCCCGCAATATGGGCGGCAATGAGATTTACAGCTCGCCGATGGAGTTTTTGTCCATCAATGGCGGCCTCGAGCCCTACATGTACCAGTTGGCCTGGCTCGAAAACCCGGATCAGACAGTGCGCGGCTATCTGGTCACCTACAACTCCATGCTGCGCACCCTGGAGCTGGTGAAACCGGCCATCAGTTCCGGCCAATCGCCGATGATGATGTTCGACACCCAGGGCCTGATGTACGCCGGTGCCAGTGATAATCCGCTGCCAAGGCTGCCCGAATCCCTCAACGCCAGCCTGCGTCAGAGCTATCCGGCACTGTGGCGGCAAATGGCCATGAGCAACTTCGGCCAGTTCCACGGCGACGATGCCACCTTCGTGTATCTCAAGGTGGATTTGACCACCCAATACGAAACCCGCCGCGAATACTTTTTGGTGTCCTACATCCGCAACGATGATATCGCCTCTCGCTTTGCCCGCTGGCAAACCATTCTGATTGTTGGCGCGGTAATTCTCACCCTGCTGGCCTCGGCGGCTGTGGTGCTCACTCACCTGTATCGTCTCGAGCAGCGCGCCCGCCACAACAGTATTCAACTGGCGGCAGACTTGTTCAGTGGCGATGAAGGCATGCTGCTGGTGAACGACAAGGGCCGGGTACTGAGTGCCAACCCTACCGCCGGTATGCTGCTGGCGCTGGCGGCCGATCAGCTTACCGACCGCAGTTTGCAGCGCTGTTTGCAGCTCGACGACGACACCTACGCCCGCATCATTCAAACCGCCCAGAACAAGGGCGAATGGCGCGGTGAGATGAGTCTGGACAATACCCCGGATGCACTGCTGACCGTGCAAATCCGCTATACCCGCGCCAATCGCGACCGTCAGCGCTACTTCCTGGTGGGCCTGACCGACATCAGTGAGCTGGCCCAAAGCCGCAAGCAGGAATCCCTGCATCGCCTGCTGGCCGACAGCGCTGTGGCCACCGCCCTCACCCGCGCCGATGGCACCCTGCTCAAGTACAACAGCGCCTTTGAGCAACTGCTGGATATTGCCGAGCCCATCAGTGGCAATCTGGCGGATATTCTGGAAAACGATTTGGGCAACCAGTGGCCGCGCATCAGCCAGATGGTGGCCATGCAGGGCAGCTGGCAAGGGCAAATCCTTTGCACCAACAATGCCTCCACCTGTTTGCAAGCCACGCTCAAAGGTCATCTCGATGACGAAGGGGATGTGGAATATCTGGTGTGTACCCTGGAGCAGGCCGCCAGTCGCCGTGGCAAAGACAACGGCCACCTTATCCCCAATCGCAGCACCATTCTGGCCAATATTGAAGATTTGCAGCGCTACTTCGAAGCCCTGGGCGAATCCAGCCGGAGTGATTCCTGCCTAATGCTGATGGACATCAGCCCATCGGGAATGCTGAGCCATATGAGCGATATCGGCCAGCTGGAGAAGCGCCAGCAGGAAGTGGAAATGTTGCTGCTCAAAGAGCTGCCATCAAACTTCCAGATCTCCCACTGGCAACTGGGTAAACTGGTGATCATTCTGCCATCCACCGGCAACAACGAGGCTCACAAATACGCTATGGATGTGCTGGGTGAACTCAACACCCATGGCCTGGGCGAAGGGATTTCCATCGGTATTGCCGCGTATCAGGACGGTCAGGATTTGGAAGCCTACATCAGCCACGCCGAAATCGCCCTTAAGCGGGCCAAACAAACCGGCGATCAGAAGATTTGCCAGGCCTTTACCCGCTGACACCCAACAGCTGCTCCGGCAGGGATTTCTCACTCACACTGATGATCCCGGAGCGGTTTAAGGTGATCTTGTATCTGGCATAACGGGGCGGTTTGCGCCCCTCGCGGTACACCAACACCACGTTGATTTGATAACGGCGCTCGGCGGTCTCGGCGCTGATATTGCCTTCCTGCTCGCGAAACACCCTCACCTTGCCGCGCTCCAGATAGCGCACAAAGGGCACCAGACTGAATGACACCTGCTCCGACAGGGTGTCGTACCCCGCCAAAAAGTCTTCATCGTTTACCCGGGTGGAAATGCCGTAATGCAGGTATTCCGCCTCGATGCGGTTTTGCTGGTGACGGCGGCTGAGGATTTCCGTCACCGCCGTCGGCAGGTCTTTACTGCGCATAAAGTCGAGCCACACCTGCTGGCGGGCAATGACTTTTTGGCTGGAAGTGTCCCGCAGCAATCGGCTCCAGCGCGGGCGGCCGCGCTGAATGGCCCGCCACATGACGTTGCGGATATCTTCTTTAAAAATCTCGCGAAAACCGTAAATCACCGCCAGGGTAAACAGCAGACTCATGGTCAGGCCGCTGAATACCCCCTGAGCCTTGATGATAAGCGCCGACACCACCAACATCACCAAACCGGTGGCAAGGCCAGTGACAAACTTTTTCAGGCCAACACCGAGGGGTTTCAGCTCTTCTTTCAGTACCACCCCTTGCTGGATAAGCCGCCTGAGCAGCAACATCTTATTGGAGATACGGTTATGATCTGACTTGGTTTTTTCTGAGTTGTAGCGCCT
It encodes the following:
- a CDS encoding tRNA1(Val) (adenine(37)-N6)-methyltransferase, which gives rise to MGFSFKAFHIDDEGCGMPVSTDGVLLGAWADLDGADSVLDLGAGSGLLSLMAAQRSDASITAVEIDTAAANACRHNFAASPWADRLCLIEADATSSTALSGEVFTHILCNPPYFETGPLSDKPGRAQARHTGSLSFTALCQLFATHLSENGVASVILPTESEAAFLQALTHAELYVSRRVAVSTVEGKPPRRLLIAISKIPCQPTETQLAIRDIQGHYTQAMTELTRDFYLKL
- the srmB gene encoding ATP-dependent RNA helicase SrmB; this encodes MQFEDFQLDPALLESLKAMGHTSPTTIQRMTVPLAMEARDILARAPTGTGKTASFLLPALQHLIDFPRRRPGQARVLILTPTRELASQVHRYACHLATDLELDIKIITGGVPYQPQEAMLKQNVDILVATPGRLLEYLDKGLFSAELVETLVIDEADRMLDMGFGDVVKTLAVEAQGRKQALLFSATLEGGGVGAFARELLNDPVFVESEPPRSEKAKIHQWIHLADDKNHKFALLCHLLKQEDVTRAIVFCKTREVVASLDGMLQQEGIACAFMRGDMDQKKRFQALGRFTKGEVNVLLATDVAARGIDIDDISHVINFDMPRSADTYVHRIGRTGRAGAKGTAISLVEAHDMRILGKIERYTEQSLKRRVIEGLRPKHKEAKVPGKKKVKAKDGKAKKPKKSAKK
- a CDS encoding efflux RND transporter periplasmic adaptor subunit translates to MSTLLRRTLPIIILFLFIFAAVVLLGMKEAPEQKADELPLPLIEVTEVHQETVSLNLPSYGVVAPKHKTQLVAEVQGRLLSVSANFVSGGVVKKGDELAVIEPSDYQADLMQAEASLAQATAALNEEIARGEVAKIEFKGYDKGVPPELGLRIPQLKKEQANVKYAEAALARAKRNLERTVIRAPFDGIVKARSVDLGQYVTLGTKLGELYDTGVAEIRLPITNADLAYLESVDNPDTQVTLSATLAGRDVVWQGEIVRSEGVIDQSNRMVYLVAEVKDPYLRLHKSTGELPLKFGTFVNAIIKGRTVDGIVKLPRYIVRDSKVPVVLPDNTLELREVKVVRTDVEHAFIKDSLKNGERVSITNIGNMGSGQMVKIQGEDKPDSSKDDTAPSDERLAQAGDK
- a CDS encoding efflux RND transporter permease subunit, with product MDTHKGIIAWFARNSVAANLLMIVLLIGGLFSTQIINKEIFPSFEMNLLQISVAYPGAAPQEIEEGINIKIEEAIQDVTGIKKVTSVASDGFGNITVEVEDGVDPKTVLDEAKLRIDAISTFPANIEKPNIYQRKPENNVIWLSVYGDLNPHEMKELAKNIRDEVAALPSVTRAQVAGARDYEIGIEVSEDKLREYGLTFTQVAMAVQNSSLDLPGGAIRAKDGDILLRTKGQAYTGDDFSSIVVATGLDGSRVMLSDVAAIKDDFEERLEYTRFNGKPAVIVEVLSLKGQDAVAIAEDVKSYLGERKLTLPAGAELDYWGDLTHYLNGRLNMMLSNMLMGAALVFVILALFLDLKLAFWVMVGIPVCFLGTVLVMPLEPFGLTINMLTLFAFILVLGILVDDAIVIGESVHTEVERHGHSMDNVIRGAQKVAMPATFGVLTTIAAFIPMLMVDGPMGIIWKSIGMVVILCLAFSLVESKLILPAHLGHMKVSTKAPTSRLGLMKQRFNERVAHFIHHSYKGFLERAIYHRYSWLAGFIGVLFLSIALVGSGMVRWVFFPSIPSDFVQVQLEMEEGTSEETTLKALQDIEDALYRMNGEMEQKYGEPVVKHSFFALNSRTSAFIFTELTKGEDRELDGNAITEAWRDAVPEMVGVKKLSMNATTGDGGADVAFRLQSSDLEQLALAAKELKAKLGTYEGLYDIADNYSSGSHEIRLKIRPEAEALGLTLSDLARQVRYGFYGYEAQRILRNKEEVKVMVRYPLEQRRTLGHLENMLIRTPDGNAVPFATVADFEVGDSYSAITRVDGRRAISITAAANKDKVEPGKVVAEIEKDFMPQLKRKYPHISSALDGQSQEEASAMFSLLQGLFFALFTIYALMAIPLKSYSQPLIIMSVIPFGMIGAIIGHLILGLSLSVLSLCGIIALAGVVVNDSLILVDFVNRARAQGYSIKDAAVNAGCFRFRAIILTSLTTFFGLVPIILERSLQAQIVIPMATSLAFGILFSTVVTLILVPLLYVILADFSKLWRRFFNWWWRPASQEHAHEAAHMSPSSGHSDMPGKHDAL
- a CDS encoding TatD family nuclease-associated radical SAM protein; its protein translation is MHTDTTISEQTQPTLVYDIRQSRYLNITGRCTLRCAFCPKQQGSKQIHQYQLALSSQPTTADFLPLLGDVSQFDEYVFCGYGEPTLNLATLLGVAREIKARGGKVRVNTDGLGNLFHKRNILPELASCVDALSVSLNAQDEDTYLRHCQPKLKGSFAAVNAFIKEAPKYIARVEVSAIEGLEGVDIDACRALVEAAGCRFKHRKLDIMG
- a CDS encoding PAS domain-containing protein, whose translation is MLKPNTGLSPLTSLLTDAQGVRWSHQRMLAIASQLAMLVISVVLVTNVIITLGERRLQEEWATQRYSELQTVGTMIADKVTFQQFRTQTFARGELLRQYMESGDEAIKEKLLSQWTSLQKNMPELMGIALFDARGEFMFASTNQFGTQTLPPSLLGGARNMGGNEIYSSPMEFLSINGGLEPYMYQLAWLENPDQTVRGYLVTYNSMLRTLELVKPAISSGQSPMMMFDTQGLMYAGASDNPLPRLPESLNASLRQSYPALWRQMAMSNFGQFHGDDATFVYLKVDLTTQYETRREYFLVSYIRNDDIASRFARWQTILIVGAVILTLLASAAVVLTHLYRLEQRARHNSIQLAADLFSGDEGMLLVNDKGRVLSANPTAGMLLALAADQLTDRSLQRCLQLDDDTYARIIQTAQNKGEWRGEMSLDNTPDALLTVQIRYTRANRDRQRYFLVGLTDISELAQSRKQESLHRLLADSAVATALTRADGTLLKYNSAFEQLLDIAEPISGNLADILENDLGNQWPRISQMVAMQGSWQGQILCTNNASTCLQATLKGHLDDEGDVEYLVCTLEQAASRRGKDNGHLIPNRSTILANIEDLQRYFEALGESSRSDSCLMLMDISPSGMLSHMSDIGQLEKRQQEVEMLLLKELPSNFQISHWQLGKLVIILPSTGNNEAHKYAMDVLGELNTHGLGEGISIGIAAYQDGQDLEAYISHAEIALKRAKQTGDQKICQAFTR